In Treponema vincentii, a single window of DNA contains:
- a CDS encoding YibE/F family protein: MQEKIFAGAVLIITVLLCIGMPKISDKLKPESPFTQEFAEGIVEEVLEEDLSPDPIVQGKFRGTQKLRVKILEGTHKNTEFEVYNTLSSLHSNFAYKGLKAVFTLRNSGGKTAVWLYNLKRDAHVFMLLGLFFAALILLGRGQGLKSALGLVFTCVLIVTVLIPALFAGFPPVPVSIGLVSIMTIVSFILIGGFTRKTYTAIAGTVSGITIAGIISVVVSYSAQLSGVNMEGGEQLLNLAPDYNLKLDGLLFTSILIASLGAVMDVSMSIASSMQEILSANPRLSKKELFQSGLTVGKDITGTMSNTLILAFAGSSLPLVMMIWGYGMSFTQFINIPRIVIEIMHGISGSIGIIAAVPCTALVALFILRIPAAEKMRK; encoded by the coding sequence ATGCAAGAAAAAATATTCGCAGGGGCAGTGCTGATCATTACGGTGCTGCTCTGCATCGGTATGCCGAAAATTTCAGATAAACTCAAGCCTGAATCGCCGTTTACGCAAGAATTTGCTGAGGGTATTGTGGAGGAGGTGCTCGAGGAAGACCTTTCTCCCGATCCGATTGTGCAAGGAAAGTTCCGCGGTACGCAAAAGCTCCGTGTTAAAATCCTCGAAGGAACTCATAAAAATACGGAATTTGAAGTGTATAATACGCTCAGCAGTCTACACAGCAATTTTGCGTATAAGGGCTTAAAAGCGGTGTTCACACTGCGGAACAGCGGAGGGAAAACAGCCGTGTGGCTTTATAACCTCAAGCGCGATGCCCATGTTTTTATGCTGCTGGGGCTGTTCTTTGCTGCCCTTATCCTCCTCGGCAGGGGACAAGGGTTAAAATCCGCACTCGGACTGGTGTTCACCTGTGTACTCATTGTTACCGTGCTTATTCCCGCCCTGTTTGCAGGCTTTCCTCCCGTGCCGGTTTCTATCGGTCTTGTTTCCATTATGACCATCGTCAGCTTTATTTTGATAGGCGGCTTTACGCGCAAAACATATACCGCAATCGCAGGCACCGTGTCCGGCATTACCATCGCGGGGATTATCTCTGTCGTTGTATCCTACTCGGCACAGCTTTCCGGTGTGAATATGGAAGGTGGCGAGCAGCTACTCAACTTGGCGCCTGATTATAACCTCAAACTGGACGGGCTATTGTTTACCTCAATTTTGATTGCTTCGCTCGGCGCTGTGATGGATGTCAGTATGTCCATCGCATCTTCCATGCAAGAAATTTTATCCGCAAATCCGCGCCTCAGCAAAAAAGAACTCTTTCAGTCGGGCTTGACTGTGGGCAAAGATATTACCGGCACGATGAGTAACACGCTCATTCTCGCCTTTGCCGGCTCGTCCCTGCCGCTTGTGATGATGATTTGGGGCTACGGCATGAGCTTTACGCAGTTTATCAATATACCGCGCATCGTCATAGAAATTATGCACGGTATTTCGGGGAGCATTGGTATTATTGCGGCAGTTCCGTGTACGGCACTGGTAGCTCTTTTTATACTGAGAATACCGGCTGCGGAAAAAATGCGAAAATAG
- a CDS encoding methyl-accepting chemotaxis protein yields MAKKRFSISNKLIIIFGLLIAVASLTEGALAISFARKAVIEKLEIQLIDKALDEAEIIDAKITAFFQFLEGLSHIPILYDPTASYQEKLEQLQKNAVSNNTIQELNISDTAGVCYVESGTVNVSDRDWFKAAIKGERFVSDLLISKTTQKLISTFSIPLYDETHRIIGVLSADISGLWFRDNIKDITIGKSGNCYIIGPTGATIADQDIDAVTSMLNPSQEGQSNIELDSCGRFERNAIASSQPGIGYYEYEGVPKIAAYTKLKSAAWTTIVCAPVHEFMETVNTLRLSLILIGFVIFAGSVIIVYLVSRGMIKPVKRTVSALKNIAQGEGDLTVSLPVTGNDEITDLSEYFNETIAKIRNAIKSIGVNCNQMEEIGNTLSTNMTETASAVHQISTNIDGVKHQAMTQAASVTETAATVEEIVRTIKQLNTGIEMQAASVAQSSSSIEEMVANIASIGQTLTKTDSAIKELTTATANGKATIVTSNTVTQKIAEESGSLLEASSVIQHIASQTNLLAMNAAIEAAHAGEAGKGFAVVADEIRKLAEESSVQGKTITTTLKMLSAEIETLSVSSKTVEGNFNSIFTLAEQVKKMSAHLTESMKEQEHGSKEVLTAIKNINTVTMEVQAGSEEMLKGGEGVAQEMRKLDNLTRIITDSMNEMAAGAVQINNAVQEVNEITQKNKQSIENLATEVSKFKI; encoded by the coding sequence ATGGCAAAAAAACGTTTTTCAATTAGCAACAAATTGATTATTATCTTTGGACTTTTAATTGCAGTAGCTTCGTTGACGGAAGGTGCGCTGGCAATCAGCTTTGCACGGAAGGCCGTAATCGAAAAATTGGAAATACAGCTCATCGATAAGGCCTTGGATGAAGCGGAGATCATCGACGCAAAAATAACTGCTTTTTTTCAGTTTTTAGAGGGACTATCCCATATCCCGATACTGTATGATCCAACCGCTTCATATCAAGAAAAATTGGAACAGCTGCAGAAAAATGCAGTGAGCAACAATACAATACAAGAACTCAATATCAGTGATACCGCAGGCGTTTGCTATGTAGAAAGCGGTACGGTAAATGTAAGCGATAGAGATTGGTTTAAGGCTGCAATAAAAGGAGAGCGTTTCGTTTCAGATTTATTGATTTCGAAAACAACTCAAAAACTGATTAGCACCTTTTCGATTCCGCTTTACGATGAAACCCATCGTATTATAGGTGTTTTATCTGCTGATATTTCCGGCTTGTGGTTCAGAGATAATATCAAAGACATTACCATCGGCAAAAGTGGCAATTGCTACATCATAGGACCTACGGGAGCAACGATTGCCGATCAGGATATTGATGCGGTAACAAGTATGCTCAATCCAAGTCAAGAAGGACAGAGCAATATTGAATTGGATTCTTGCGGAAGATTCGAAAGGAACGCGATAGCTTCTTCACAACCCGGCATCGGTTATTATGAGTACGAGGGTGTTCCCAAAATTGCAGCTTATACAAAATTGAAGTCGGCCGCATGGACTACTATCGTATGTGCGCCCGTACATGAATTTATGGAAACCGTAAACACGCTCCGGCTCAGTCTGATTTTAATCGGATTCGTTATTTTTGCAGGATCCGTTATTATCGTCTATTTAGTATCCAGAGGTATGATAAAACCGGTTAAACGAACAGTTTCGGCTTTAAAAAATATCGCACAGGGCGAAGGTGATTTAACCGTAAGCCTTCCGGTAACCGGAAATGATGAAATTACGGACTTATCGGAATATTTTAACGAGACGATTGCAAAAATAAGAAACGCAATCAAATCGATAGGTGTGAACTGCAATCAAATGGAAGAAATCGGAAATACGTTGTCTACCAATATGACTGAAACGGCAAGCGCGGTGCACCAAATCAGTACAAATATCGATGGTGTAAAACATCAAGCAATGACTCAAGCGGCAAGCGTTACCGAAACAGCGGCAACCGTTGAGGAAATCGTTCGTACCATTAAGCAATTGAATACAGGCATCGAAATGCAGGCAGCAAGTGTTGCACAGTCATCGTCATCTATAGAAGAAATGGTCGCAAATATCGCTTCGATTGGGCAAACGCTCACTAAAACCGATAGTGCTATTAAAGAGCTTACAACTGCTACTGCTAATGGCAAAGCTACGATCGTTACATCGAATACCGTAACGCAGAAAATTGCAGAAGAATCCGGTTCTTTACTGGAAGCGTCAAGCGTCATCCAGCACATTGCATCGCAGACAAACTTATTGGCAATGAATGCTGCAATAGAAGCTGCACATGCCGGTGAAGCCGGCAAGGGCTTTGCCGTTGTAGCTGATGAGATAAGAAAGCTTGCCGAAGAATCTTCGGTACAAGGAAAAACGATCACCACGACCTTAAAAATGCTTTCAGCGGAAATAGAAACACTTTCCGTATCATCAAAAACGGTAGAAGGAAATTTCAATAGTATTTTTACTCTTGCAGAACAGGTTAAAAAGATGAGTGCCCATCTAACCGAATCGATGAAAGAACAGGAGCACGGCAGCAAAGAAGTATTGACAGCTATTAAGAACATCAACACGGTAACAATGGAAGTACAAGCCGGTTCCGAGGAAATGCTGAAAGGCGGTGAAGGGGTCGCTCAGGAAATGCGAAAGTTGGATAATCTTACCCGCATCATAACTGACAGTATGAATGAGATGGCGGCAGGCGCGGTGCAGATTAACAATGCCGTGCAGGAAGTAAACGAGATTACACAAAAGAACAAGCAGAGTATCGAGAATCTGGCAACCGAGGTCTCTAAATTCAAAATTTAG
- a CDS encoding GNAT family N-acetyltransferase, whose product MNIRTMLVSDYEAVYALWMSCAGMGLNDLDDSKEGIARFLKRNPETCFVAENEKDIIGAILAGNDGRRGYIYHTAVHPKWRRQRVASQLISTVLNALKHIGIHKTALVVFTKNKDGNAFWENEGFSVRNDLVYRNKALTELKRIDT is encoded by the coding sequence ATGAATATACGTACTATGCTTGTATCCGACTATGAAGCGGTATATGCTTTATGGATGTCGTGTGCGGGAATGGGCTTGAACGATTTAGACGACTCAAAAGAAGGTATTGCTCGTTTCTTGAAGCGCAATCCGGAAACATGTTTTGTTGCGGAAAATGAAAAAGATATTATCGGCGCAATATTAGCAGGAAATGACGGAAGGCGAGGTTACATATACCATACTGCTGTACATCCGAAATGGCGGAGACAAAGGGTTGCTTCCCAATTGATCTCCACGGTGCTGAATGCTTTAAAACATATTGGTATTCACAAAACCGCGTTAGTTGTATTCACTAAAAATAAAGATGGTAATGCCTTTTGGGAAAACGAAGGCTTTTCCGTTAGAAACGATTTAGTTTATCGCAATAAAGCACTGACAGAATTAAAAAGAATAGACACCTAG